GTGTGAGAATATATCGGGAAAGCGGTGCGTAAAAACAGGTGACAGTCACCTGCGAGGTGACTGTCACCTGAATGGTCACCGGAATGCTATCACCTGATGCTCACAAGCGATCGATCGCTTCCAGCACTTCCTGCGGCATCGGCACCTCTTTCATCGGGTACACCTTCACCCAGCGCACAATGCCTTCTTTGTCAATCAGCACCACTGCCCGCTCGCTGAAGCCCTCGCGCCGCAGAAGGCCGTACTTCTCCGCCATGTTCCCCTTGGGGTGGAAATCCGCCAGGATGCGCAGATTCCCCAGCCCGAGCGCCTTGGCCCAGGCGGCCTTGCTGGGCACGCTGTCCACGCTGACGCCGAAAACCACGGTATCGCGTTTGGCGAATTCCTCCTCCGTGAAATGCAGGTGCAGCATCTGTGCGGCACAGACCGAGGTCCATGCCAGGGGATGGAATGACAGCACCACGTTCTTCTTGCCCAGATAATCGGAGAGCTTGACCAGCTCGCCGTTCTGGTCCTTCAGCCCAAACTCCGGGGCCTTTCGTCCTACTTCAATAGCCATCGCCGGCCTCCTTTCTTCACACGTTCTGCGGCGTATCTCTCTATCATTTATTACCCGACCCGTGCCCCAGATAACGTAACCTGCATTACGAACCATACTATAAAAACAGGTGACTGTCACCTAAGATGTTCCTCTAAAGCTTCGCCAGGGCGGCGCGCATGCGCTCCAGCGCCTCGGTCAATACGGCACGCGGACAGCCGAAGTTCAGCCGCACGAAACCCTCGCCGCCGGCCCCAAAGGATGGCCCAGGGTTCAGCGCCACCCGCGCCCGCTCCAGGAAGAAGGTGTACGGGTCCGCCGGCAGGCCGGCCTCCCGGCAGTCCAACCACGCCAGGAAGGTGCCCTCCGGGGGACAGATGCGGATGCCGGGCAAATATGCATCGGCATAGGCGCAGAGATAATCCCGATTGGCCTCCAGGTAGAGGAGCAGTGCTGACAGCCACTCGTCGCCGTGGGCATAGGCGGCCTGCGCCGCCGCGAACCCCATCACGTTGACGCTCGGCACCAGGTTACAGCGGCCGGCCAGAAAACGCTTCCGCAGTTCCGGGTCCGGGACGATGGCCACGGAGCATTCCAGGCCGGCGATGTTATAGGTCTTGCTGGGCGCCATCAAGGTGATGGTCCTGGCCTCGACCTCGGGCGATAATGTGGCGATGGGGATATGCGGGTGCCCGCGGTACACCAGGTCGCAGTGAATCTCATCCGAGCAGATAATGACATTATGCCGCAGGCATATCTCGGCCAGACGCTCCAGCTCTGGCCGGCGAAACACCC
The Anaerolineae bacterium genome window above contains:
- a CDS encoding redoxin domain-containing protein; this encodes MAIEVGRKAPEFGLKDQNGELVKLSDYLGKKNVVLSFHPLAWTSVCAAQMLHLHFTEEEFAKRDTVVFGVSVDSVPSKAAWAKALGLGNLRILADFHPKGNMAEKYGLLRREGFSERAVVLIDKEGIVRWVKVYPMKEVPMPQEVLEAIDRL
- a CDS encoding putative C-S lyase — encoded protein: MSFNFDVIIPRRGTDCEKWDEYPEDVLPLWVADMDFRAPPAVIEALRARVEHGIFGYGREPAGLREIITARLKRLYGWSVAPEALVFVPGVVRGIHMACRGVVSPGEAVMYQVPVYPPIHWAPAQNGLMGVANSLVPDAGGYYTMDFDAIEAQISRHPVRMFILCNPHNPVGRVFRRPELERLAEICLRHNVIICSDEIHCDLVYRGHPHIPIATLSPEVEARTITLMAPSKTYNIAGLECSVAIVPDPELRKRFLAGRCNLVPSVNVMGFAAAQAAYAHGDEWLSALLLYLEANRDYLCAYADAYLPGIRICPPEGTFLAWLDCREAGLPADPYTFFLERARVALNPGPSFGAGGEGFVRLNFGCPRAVLTEALERMRAALAKL